CGCCGCACGCCGACGACGGCGCAGGGCCCGTCCCCCACCCGGGGGACGGGCCCTGCGCCGTCGTGACGGGGCCCGGGCGCGCTCCTACTCCTCGACGAGCAGCTTCTCGCGCAACTGGGCCAGGGTGCGGGCCAGCAGCCGGGAGACGTGCATCTGGGAGATGCCGACCTCGGCCGCGATCTGCGACTGGGTCATGTTCCGGAAGAACCGCAGCACCAGGATCTTCTGCTCCCGGGGCGGCAGTTGGGCCAGCAGCGGCTTCAGCGACTCCCGGTACTCGACGCCCTCCAGCGCCTCGTCGGTGGCGCCCAGGGTGTCCGCGACGGCCGGCGACTCGTCGTCGCTGTCCGGCACGTCCAGCGAGAGGGTGGAGTACGCGTTGGCGGACTCCAGGCCCTCCAGCACGTCCTCCTCCGAGATGCCCAGGTGCTCGGCCAGCTCGTGCACCGTCGGCGACCGGCCGTGCCGCTGGGACAGCTCGCTGGTCGCCGTGGTCAGCGACAGCCGCAGCTCCTGCAGGCGGCGCGGCACCCGCACCGCCCAGCCCTTGTCCCGGAAGTGCCGCTTGATCTCGCCGACGATGGTCGGCGTCGCGTACGTGGAGAACTCCACCCCGCGTTCGTGGTCGAACCGG
The window above is part of the Kitasatospora sp. NA04385 genome. Proteins encoded here:
- a CDS encoding RNA polymerase sigma factor SigF is translated as MSDLDRTVAVVPPQASVARTATPDEEALPKDSHRMSQPTDPKPERPETAPAVEPAADDGPAAAAEAVRSTVPAQGHRSGAPDREAARALFVRLSELPEGSAERVEIRNQLVRMHIPLVEHLARRFRNRGEPLDDLTQVATIGLIKSVDRFDHERGVEFSTYATPTIVGEIKRHFRDKGWAVRVPRRLQELRLSLTTATSELSQRHGRSPTVHELAEHLGISEEDVLEGLESANAYSTLSLDVPDSDDESPAVADTLGATDEALEGVEYRESLKPLLAQLPPREQKILVLRFFRNMTQSQIAAEVGISQMHVSRLLARTLAQLREKLLVEE